The Sabethes cyaneus chromosome 1, idSabCyanKW18_F2, whole genome shotgun sequence DNA segment tatcgttagcacggtacagttcttccatcgcctcgcgatcccgatcttcctgttggcgctttttcctccggaagactgagttttgcctgttccgtgcttgtttatatcgatccacattcgccctcgtacggtattgcagcatcctcgcacgtgctgcattcttctcctgcactaattgctcgcattcgccgtcgaaccaatcgtttcttcggttcggattcattgtacctagtgccgctagtgcagtgctaccgatggcggtcttaatgcctttccaaccatcttcaagagttgctgcgccaagttgctcttccgttggtagcgctgcttccagctgccgcgcgtattcctgggcaactccggtgactcgtagctgctcgatgttgggtcgcggcgtacgacttcgacgcgtgttatgcaccgtcgagagttttgagcgcatgcaaactgcaactaggaaatgatccgaatctatattcgcactgcggtaggtgcgaacgtttataacatcagagaagaatttaccgtcgattagaatatggtcaatttggttttctattcgttggtctggtgatctccaggtggccttgtggatatctttgcgggggaagaaggtacttcggactaccattccgcgggaagctgcaaaatttacgcatcgttggccgttgtcgttcgttgcggcatgcaggctgtttggcccgattaccggtctatatatagcttcccgtcctacctgcgcgttcatgtcaccgatgacgattttcacgtcccgtcgcgggcagccatcatacacctgctccagctgcgcgtagaacgcctccttctcgtcatcgggtctcccttcgtgtgggcaatgcacattgatgatactgtaattgaagaaacggcccttaatcctcaacttgcacatccttgcgttgatcggttgccaaccaatcacacgctggcgcatctttcccagtactataaagccggttcccagctcgttggtggtgccacagctctggtagaaagtagccgctcgatgcccgcttttccataccttctgtcctgtccagcaaagttcctgcagtgctacgacttcgaagtttcggggatgtaattcatcatatattatcctatcgcaacccgggaagccgagcgatttgcaattccatgtcccgagtttccaatcgtagtccttatttcgtcgcgtgggtcgacgccgattgttccgatccctattttcttcttcgttgttggtaacttttagttttccagggcggcttgttgggcctgcccctaaccccctgtctcgccggaggaccatcgtgcacagcactgtttagagtccctgctggcataaggacgagtataatactcagccgcccctaacatggagaacagacgctgtttgagccgcacctccttggtgaacagacgctcgtgtttgacgaagcatttcctctaccgccatgctatggttaccgcgccagtattcgcatcgcacctcctcacttcgctattgtcagattgacaacattgcccaggctacgccgcatttggtatcatatgactcgtggaggcgtgaggcgggagcttgtgaggaccagagctgtgtttgacgctccttccaggttgtcaactcaccatttgaagcaaTACAAAAtcagcttatatttttttaaataatctgCGCATATCTTAGCAGTTTTGAATCACAAATCGGGTTTGAATTCATGAAAACTGCATTTTAATCTATTATCTGTTTTGAGCGTGTTGAGTTCACAAGAGACCCATATTCGCAGATAACTCCCATATCGATTTCTATACCGTTTTTGAGTTGGGTGAATAACAAACAATTACTTTTAGTATAGTTTTTAAAGCATTAAAATTGACATATTGTTTTCTACAGGatacaaaaaatactaaaaaggACTCGCATAAAGTCCCATGTCCCAAACCAGCTATACTGCGCACTCGTTCGGAGCGTTCTTGAGTATGGAGTTATTGTATTGGCAGTTGGCACCCTACTACGCTGTGTATGGGAATAAAATAGAATCCAACCAACTTTATAACTTTAGATTAGATACGTATCCTAATACCGTGGAACGGTACAATAAATCTACGCTTGTTGACTGCAGCCCTCTTCTTAGCCAGATATAGGTTTATACATATAGATATATATTTATACATGTCCCTCACAGGCAGCTGCGTAACTATAAACTGCTATGTCATCATCCCCACCGTACCAACTATGGTCAAAATTAAACCGTGGGGCTCTGTGCCGTTAAAGTTAAACGTTAAAGTTTATGAAGAAGTACCCATCAGTACTCGCATATAAGCCCCACCTgcttgttctgtttttgtttttaagtcTAAAATAATCggattgaattttaatttcGATTGCAATGATTAAGTAATGATGGAAAGCAAATATTTTGCTAATATGCctttattcatcaaacttaTATTTCGCCGAAGTAAAGTTTATCGATTGATATCATCTGAAGTAAGCATACACGTTTCATCTTCGCTGCTGCTTGAGCCTTCAATGTCATTCATGCGAGCAATGGCTTCCTTTgaccttttctttttcttctttttattctgttttttaatGGATTTTCTCGCATTTTCTTCAGTCCCCATCTCATCTTCTGGAATCCACTGGTTACTTGCATCTGATGCCTTAGGCAACAAAACAACGGAGTTATTGGGCAGAGATACTATTGTTTCGTCTTCCATCTGTTCGTCCTCCTGTTCGGCTTCAGATTTTTTTACAACATCCTCGTCACTTTTATCCTCATCTTGAGAACTTTGTTCCATTACTTCCGTTTCGCTATTCTGATCATTTTTGTCTAATTTGAATCTCTTTAGACGAATATAAAGCCTATCTTGCACTAACGCTGTTATTTCACTATGCCGTATGCATTCACTGAATCCGATTGGCTCATTCTTTTTACGTTTATCAGCGTCTTCTTGAATGTTATCCTTAATTTTTTGGACAATCGTTCTAGCACGTTTAGCAGCTTTGGATGCCGTTCTCAGTAAAACGTCAGAGCTCGTCAAAGTGATTCCTCCCAAATGAATACCACAAAGTTCTCCGTAGGAATTCATGCCAAAGACGATTTTAGCTTCTGCTACGCGCTCCTCCAAATTTGTTGGATCGGCAATTGCTATTTTCCCCTTATTAAAAATTCCATAGCTTACGCAAATTGGGAAATGGTTGATACTAACTGGAATTGGATCTCTTTCGTATATTGTATGTATGACAACTTCCTCCCCATTTAAGCTTACATCAGGTCTTTTGAAGTGTGCTAAAGCGGTTAGCGCTGCAACAGAAGCACAATCTATTATATTACCCTCGTGGTTAAGGACATTTACATCCACTCGCAAGTTCCAAACTTTTTCATCCGCTACGAGACAAAGTGACTCTAAATCCACACAACCAGAGTCTTTAATGGCTCTTTCCAGGATTCGGTTTAGTTGAACACTGGCTTCTGACTGCCGAGCCGGCTCAAAATGAGCTGCTGCCATCGGGCCTAATTCAACATTAATAAACAGTGTCCCTTCGTTGGGCCTTGTTGCTCTTGGTGTTACTACCTCACAACTGACCTGTGCTAGAACTCGTGTCTCACCTAGGGACACATGAACACTGCCCCATTCGGAACCGAAATTAATACGTAACTTACGAAACTCGTCTATAGAACGACCATCAACTCTCTGAAAGTATGAATCTCTTATTTATATAGATTATTGAAATACAATAGTAATGTACCGTAGACTCGAGCACAGCTCGTTGTACAAATAATTTTTCACTATTGGATAACAAACGCTCTTTCATGTTGGAATAGATTTCAAGAAACGATGCCAACACACTATCACACTATATGAGAGCCAaaagtattttatttttatttaatatcGCAATAATAAATTTCTCGTTCACTGCAGGttatattttgaaaaattctgtaCTTAGAAAGGTTAAGTTTCGTTTGGATCGACGAGTGACGACTGACGACTGTCACCTAGATCGCTATAAAGTATGAGACATTGTAGGGTTTTAGATTTGTTCACTTTggcgcaaggggtttccagtcaGGTGGTATATAATGcttagtaatcagagattaattttgtaatcatttacgaacagagctgccataaatacagatatttgtgcatgcataaatttgggaccctaccgttttctccggagtacttaattttctcgatctaatcttttaaataacataaatagtttatggactactttaaaattcaggaacattagtagagccagaaatcacagcaactgaaataattgatggatcccaaatttatgcatgcacaaatatctgtatttgtggcagctctgtttACGAATAAGTcaggtaatcaatgataatcctataagtaatcattggtaatcatgattaatttatatagTAATCACCTCGGACAGGACATGACACGTTGCATCGCAAAAGAGCCAATTTGCTATCAAAAAAGAGCCAGCTTCATGATTAGctgatttcatgcgtgcaactgtagaaacaaaaattcacaagggGAGCACAAAAGTGTTGCTAGAAACCACAGCAAACCCAGAAACAATCAAGTTTTTCACGTTACTAGGTTTTTAAGAGTTTGTTTATCGTGGTGtgttaacataaaacaaactaaatagAAATGTAAGTATTATTCGATCAAATTGgatctatttttgtgtaatGAGGGATCAACTAGGACAAGTGGCTTCTATCATAAACTGCAGCTGCATTCTTGGAAACACTTTTCGCTTGCcgtatagatcattttgcgatgacgtcattatgccgtcaaatgacaccacttggtggtttgtttatatgttttttgtcccatccagcagtttcgatttgaaatttcgtgaaggattactgcatcagtttctgtaaaatgcatgtaaggcactttatcttcaataaaaactataaatttttatcattatctgccggacaaagatagaaaactcaattcaaaatttaacaccatgtaaacaaaccaccaagtgctgtcaaaaaagtgtggttaggagctcccgtgtaatgatctatagtaaattttgaaagggcaTCGccaaaacaagaagaagaagaagtcacatgtcatggctgtcatgtcctgtcctacactcaaaataatattcacgtcgaaattacgggaaaagttatgtgaatattttccatcgtgaattatttatttacgtgaatttcaccTAATTTGCATTAGTATGGATGCATTTACTTgcaaatcagatagatgttattgtatttttcaataatgttcaactccctgtagagaaatttacgtgatttttcacgtggaaaggacgtgttttttttttaacgagtaaggaaatctgctatcagacacctgagaagacaactcagggagtggggtttggtatcccgacccccctactggggcgtgaggatccagacccactaaaaccctactcgagtctccagcctcaatcccccctggaaccaccttatcggtattacttcagggaggggctattgtgcttaacgcacgctcttagataactactggactatggtagttaggctgtttattcgccgttgatcggctttccagcggttttgcagctcaagtacgatctgggtagcagccgcattgaccgcaccccagacgtccgagctagagcacatcctttggactaagttatccggagtagtgtcctgtccgctaactgccatcatgttgcttctcacgcccgcgaaacgagggcatatgaagaaagcatgttctgcagtttcctcaacgtccgcgcattcgggacactcgggggactccgcatgcccaaatttgtgcagatactgtctaaaacaaccatgccctgacagaatctgtgtctggtggaagttgacttcgccatgacgcctgttgacccatccggatagttccgggataagtctatgtgtccaccggccttttgtggaatcagaccatgcccgctgccatgtgatcatcgagggcgatcttgtggtactccgtatgcctctagttccacgttggttgaagcactctacgtcctcgctgatgatgataccaataggcatcatacccgctaagacgcagattgcgtcatgtgaaactgtgcggtacgcactcgccactcttaagcacatgagacgataggtgctttccagcttggctagatagcttttggtacctaacgccgatgaccacaccggcccgccatacctgagtatggactgggccacgttggctaaaagccttcgcttgctgccatataccgcagagctattagacatcatacgagacaatgccgaaatagctgtggaagccttcttgcaggcatagtcgacgtggctcccgaacttgagcttgtcgtcgaccatgactccaagtagttttaagaaccgcgttgacgaaatagtgcagtcgccgacactgatatttgcttgctgcaccgacttgcggttgttcaccacgataacctatttgcacttttatgatgcgctaggtccagtctcttggatcgcatccaatcttcaacaatgcttatagagtgggcagccgtcaactcaacctctctgatagattcaccgtagacttccaaggtgatatcgtccgcaaagccgacaatcaccaccctgTAGTGTCTGGTCGTTTTTCTACGCCAAATTTCCGAAATACGCACAACGCACCAAAAGACGTCCGTCCaaatctacgttcgtccaaaaactgacgcgcTCGTTTCGGGAACGATATTCATACTCTGATATCCGTGCGTCTCGTCTCGGACCTCGGACGATCTCCGATCTCCCTCTTTGTCGTACTATTCGTCTCACGAAACCAGTGAGATTCGAATTACACAATGTATGTTCGTTCTCTCGTTCTTTCGAACTTTCGGAATGTCGTATGCATGCATGTATTTCAGTTGCACTGAAACAAATGATACAATCGATCCAGATTCATTAACTCGCTAATTCATTTAGCCTGACATgttccctacattcaccccTTCCCCTACTCTATTGATAAATATGACACGAAATCAATTTCCTTAGTCTTTCCGGTTTTAATCACCCTTTTGATCACCTGGATGACAGATATAAAATCAGCCAAATTTTTCGTTTAGACTCTCGACTCTAAAGCCCGGTGGATGTCACTGGCGTTTAAGCATTATTTACATGCAAATTCTCGACGCCACTGCAAAGATTTCATTAGGAAATTTCGAACGAACACGCTGAGCCCAACATCAGAAACGACGTgtccttaacgggaaattagtagtctttaacttttcttcggaaagcccaatttcgaaaaGTTTTCGAGCACAACAAAGGAGTTTTGTatctaaaaatgtattcactgcattcttcttgtcaatctgaacacagtaaATATATTGTCATGAAAAAAACGACTCATTTTACCTTAATGGGCATCGATCTAGAATtttttatcatcatcattaacgCCATAAAAATTTACCACTCTATCAAAATCATCATATATCATGCAAATCATCAACAGTTTCAAAATCATCGTCATCCATATCATCAAAGTCGTCAAAGTCATCAACATCATCGATATCAAAATCATCAACTCATCAAAATACTCATCACCATCAATTGATCAATACCATCCACATTATCAAAATCTTAAACACTATGAACATCATCACCATCCAAATTATCGTCATCAATATCCTCAACTGCATCAAAATCATCAGAATGATCAACACTATCAAAATAATCAATATCATCAACACCATCCACATCATCAAAATCAATAACATCAACAATACAAAAATCTTGAACACATCAAAATTTTCAGCATTTTCTGGTGCTCATCATGAGCAACAACAAATTCAAAATATCAATGAATCAATATCATCCACATAATCAAAAACATCGTTATTATAATCATCAACACCTGAAAATCATCCAAATCATCATCAATATCCTCCACACCACCAAAATGATCAACATCATTATAATCATCTAAATCGTCAACATTATCAAAATAATCGGTATTAGATTAGCAACACCATCAACATGATTAATGCCACGCAGATCATCAATATTATCAGCATTATCGATACCAAAATCATCAACACATCAAAATCGTTAACATTATCAAATTATctatatcatcatcatcaatattATCACAATCCTATTCAAAACAATCAAAATCATCTATGCCATCCACATCAACAAAATCGTCAAAATTATACGTCTCAAACCTCATATCTTCAAAACGTTCAAAATCATCAACGGCAGCATCATCCAACATCACTAACCCTATTAACTTCTTCaaccaaaatcatcatcatcaatattCTCAACACCACCAAAATCATCAAAATGACCAACATCAGTCATCAAAATCGTCAACCTTATCAAAGTCATCGCTATCATCGTAATCAATGTAATCAATCCTTCCTAAATACTCGAATCGTAGCACTGATATACATAAACCAAAGCTTGGCATCCTCTGTAAATAACTAATAGATATTTACCTAATGTCTGCACAATCAAATGGTTGTGACAAATAGCCTTCGCAGAGGCATATAAGCGCGTTACTAGGTGTCCCTCTCAGGACACACCTTTCGCACACAAACGCATTTTCaaagccttcccagaggcgctcAAACAACGCGTACTAGCTTATTTCAACAACGGATTCTGCCTTCCCGCAATTGCACAACATGCTATCATGCATGCAAGCAGTTGGAAATGCTAAAGATGTAGCCCTCACGTCACAGGGGCAGTTTACAAAGTCGGacgcgcacaagcatcttttttgATATCGCCTATTATATTATATTGGCATATTGGCAATTAAAaccgtcaaaattatcatcttcaaaatcgtcAACATCATTAAAATTATCAACGTCAACAGCGCACGCAAGCGCATTTTCATAGCTTGCCCAGAGCGTTCAAACGGCGCACACAAGCGCATTATTCGTAACCCTCTCAGAGGCACACAAGCGCGTTTTCatagccttcccagaggcattCAAACAGTGCACACAAGCGCATTATTCGTAGCCCTCTCGGAGGCATTCAAGCAGCGCAAACAAGCGTATTTTCATAGCCTGCCCAGAGGCATTCAAGCAGCGCACACAAGCACATTTTCatagccttcccagaggcattCAAACAGCGCACACAAGCGCATTATTCGTAGCCATCTCGGAGGCATTCAAGCAGCGCAAACAACGTATTTTCatagccttcccagaggcattCAACCAGCGCACACAAGCGCGTTACTCGTAGCCCTCTCAGAGGCATTCAAACCGCGCACACAGGCGCATTTTCATAACCTTCTAGAGACAGTCTAAAAAGtcaccagatgcgcacaagcatccgTTCATTTTTCAATACCACATGCTATATCGCTTACAACACAAAGCCGCTTCTAATTTGCAGCTCAGTAACGATTTAGCACACAATATTTTGCCGAGAAAACTATACTCACACTTTGAGAGCGTTACTTGCgccaatgtagtgtctggtcgtTTTTCTACGCCAAATTTCCGAAATACGCACAACGCACCAAAAGACGTCCGTCCaaatctacgttcgtccaaaaactgacgcgcTCGTTTCGGGAACGATATTCATACTCTGATATCCGTGCGTCTCGTCTCGGACCTCGGACGATCTCCGATCTCCCTCTTTGTCGTACTATTCGTCTCACGAAACCAGTGAGATTCGAATTACACAATGTATGTTCGTTCTCTCGTTCTTTCGAACTTTCGGAATGTCGTATGCATGCATGTATTTCAGTTGCACTGAAACAAATGATACAATCGATCCAGATTCATTAACTCGCTAATTCATTTAGCCTGACATGTTCCCTAcacacccctaccgggaactttagcttcaacacctcgtcatacatgacgttccacaacaccgggcccagtatggaaccttgcggaacccctgaggtgattggaacgcatttctgaccctcctccgtgttgtagcatagcacacgattctggaaataattttccagaattctgtacagcgacaccggcacttggacgttccgaagcgagctggctatggagtcccagctagcgctattaaacgcatttctcacgtcgagcgtgacaattgcgcaataacgaatacctgtcctcttgggctggattgccacctcggctgtcctagtgacagacaagatggcatccaccgtagatttgccttttcggaagccgaattggttccttgacagaccgtttgtactgtaagtaacttttttcaaaggtgcgtagtaatcattgctgttggaaaccacTTGCTTTGGCGTCATGCACAAAAGATGTCCGACGAACAGGCGGGTGGGGTTTCGAAACAATGGACACAATCGGACTACTGATGGGGGAGGAAGGGTTTACGTGATTTCGGACGTCCAaccacaaaaatcgaaaataattaaaaatcaaGCAAATTCAATAGTTATCACTCAGTTGtagcagtagaatcaatataaatagaatgccagtgtcgctgcagtgctcgtggtaaacatcacacatttgaaaattatgtatttaaatTGTCTgtgcatatgtgtgagtgctcgattcgaaacgaaaagtagattacagaggcgcagagacactcaaaattcgctaaattttgaaacaaaacggagagtaccatctaTATATTGCgcttattatctaaaatttttctttcgtaggtttagttgtgcgcctaacagttgcgcgcagctctgttctggttgctcgcagtcaaagtatctcttttacactcacaagaaatctcgtaagaaactgttaACGCAAGggtgatgagaaaagcaacaatatttctctctcgctcatcagctgaatgctagggtagcttgcttctgTTGGACCTAGGTAGATTAATAGAAACACTACTATTTATCTAGCCTGAGTAAAAGGTAAAGTTTATTGGTAACATGTATCGAGGTCATGATTCTTGGTTACATTATAATAGCGATTGATATGGAAACAAtacttatctatacctataaagaaggatttctgtctgtctgtctgtctgtctgtctgtctgtctgtctgtctgtctgtctgtctgtctgtctgtctgtctgtctgtctgtctgtctgtctgtctgtctgtctgtctgtctgtctgtctgtctgtctgtctgtctgtcctgtgttccttatagaatcaaaaactactgaaccaatcggcgtgaaaatttgcatgtagaggtttttggggccaggaaaggttttagtgatggttagaaacccctccccccactaagagggggggctcccatacaaatgaaacacaaatttctgcataactcgagaactaatcaagcaaatagaaccaaatttggcatgtgggtgttttcggtgacaagaatttattctagggtaatttgagacccctcccctctttataaggggaattataactcctctcccctttaagagggggggtttccatacaaatttcctcataactcgagaactaatcaagcaaatggaaccaaatttggcatgtgaaagttttcgaggacaagaaaattttctatgttgaattaggacccctccccactttaagagggggggctcctgtaccaaagaaacacaattttcctcataactcgagaagtaattaagcaaatggaaccaaatttggcatgtgggtgtttttggagacaaaaattttttctatgatgaattgagacccctccccgttttaggaggggggatcctatacacatgaaatacaaatttcctcataactgaagaactaatcaagcaaatggaacaaaatttggcatgtgaaggttttcgaaggcaagaatattttctatggtaaataaggacccctccccactttaagagggggggctcctatacaaacgaaatacaaatttcctcataactcgagaactaatcaagcaaatggaacaaaatttggcacgtgggtgtttttggagacaaaatttttttctatgatgaattgggaccccttcccactttagtaaggggggctcctatacaaatgaaatacaaatttcctcataattcgagagctaatcaagcaaatgaaaccaaatttggcatgtgaaagttttcgagggcaagaatattttctatggtgaattaggacccctcccaactttaagagggggggctcctatacaaacgaaatacaaatttcc contains these protein-coding regions:
- the LOC128745121 gene encoding exosome complex component RRP45, producing the protein MKERLLSNSEKLFVQRAVLESTRVDGRSIDEFRKLRINFGSEWGSVHVSLGETRVLAQVSCEVVTPRATRPNEGTLFINVELGPMAAAHFEPARQSEASVQLNRILERAIKDSGCVDLESLCLVADEKVWNLRVDVNVLNHEGNIIDCASVAALTALAHFKRPDVSLNGEEVVIHTIYERDPIPVSINHFPICVSYGIFNKGKIAIADPTNLEERVAEAKIVFGMNSYGELCGIHLGGITLTSSDVLLRTASKAAKRARTIVQKIKDNIQEDADKRKKNEPIGFSECIRHSEITALVQDRLYIRLKRFKLDKNDQNSETEVMEQSSQDEDKSDEDVVKKSEAEQEDEQMEDETIVSLPNNSVVLLPKASDASNQWIPEDEMGTEENARKSIKKQNKKKKKKRSKEAIARMNDIEGSSSSEDETCMLTSDDINR